In one Tachysurus fulvidraco isolate hzauxx_2018 chromosome 16, HZAU_PFXX_2.0, whole genome shotgun sequence genomic region, the following are encoded:
- the si:dkey-85n7.8 gene encoding COX8 domain-containing protein isoform X2 produces the protein MLVALSRTVQLRNLSWTRAVLQKRSESIYSKPPKTKIGPGQSFFIMSVFATALLLPAGWILHHLPEYRHRPSAPRS, from the exons atGTTGGTGGCTCTGAGCAGAACCGTGCAGCTCAGGAACCTCAGCTGGACCAGGGCCGTCCTGCAGAAGCGCAGCGAGAGCATTTACAGTAAGCCGCCCAAGACCAAGATCGGACCCGGG CAAAGTTTCTTCATCATGTCGGTGTTCGCGACGGCTCTCCTGCTCCCAGCCGGATGGATCCTGCACCACCTCCCCGAGTACCGTCATCGCCCTTCTGCTCCTCGGTCCTGA
- the si:dkey-85n7.8 gene encoding COX8 domain-containing protein isoform X1, whose translation MCRVLLRDLQTADLTVQLRNLSWTRAVLQKRSESIYSKPPKTKIGPGQSFFIMSVFATALLLPAGWILHHLPEYRHRPSAPRS comes from the exons ATGTGCAGGGTTTTACTCAGAGATCTACAGACTGCAGACTT AACCGTGCAGCTCAGGAACCTCAGCTGGACCAGGGCCGTCCTGCAGAAGCGCAGCGAGAGCATTTACAGTAAGCCGCCCAAGACCAAGATCGGACCCGGG CAAAGTTTCTTCATCATGTCGGTGTTCGCGACGGCTCTCCTGCTCCCAGCCGGATGGATCCTGCACCACCTCCCCGAGTACCGTCATCGCCCTTCTGCTCCTCGGTCCTGA
- the btbd7 gene encoding BTB/POZ domain-containing protein 7 codes for MGVNASSYPHSCSPRIGGHSPTQQTFIGTSYAPQGYGVESKLYSLDHCPEKPQDKKKKSSSLATLKRRFIKRRKASRSADHARHMRDLLSGWDVRDVAALVEEYEGTATLKELSMQACLARPEARTLPQDLASLYQHKYCTDVELVFQDTRFAAHRAVLAARCPFFRTLLSSSPGYSTQLLLDVGTAGMDASMFSALLRYLYTGELGAEDTRLHNVDVLLRLSEEFGTPSSLETDMRELRQRMCYYDSVLCFSSDSEPDKPYVADMSGEEEELKAHKAVLAARSPFFRNLLQRRVRTAEEETTPARIVLNESIIPRKYAGVVLHCMYTDVVELERVVRSSPSAGSLGEAQALAAGKGSMSRAEEAMELYHIALFLEFSMLAQGCEDIVVESISLDSVVPILKWSSQPYGSKWVHRQALHFLCEEFSHVMTSDVLYELNKEYLLGVIQSDYLQASEQDVLKYVVKWGEHQLIRRMADREPNLLSGTAHSVNKRGVKRRDLDVEELKEILSPLLPCVRTEHILPTNSEVLSDTLKRGLISTPPSDMIPTVEGGKANAWLRQKSAGIYVRPRLFTPYVDEAKAVLDEMMVEQTDLVRLRMVRMSNVPDTLYMVNNAVPQCCHMINHQQMAGSQTAPPSVVANEIPVPRLAVVKEMIRRLHELRHTEQVQRAFALNCGEGATVSYELQIRVLREFGLPDGAAELLQNPHKFFPDERFGDESPVLALRPSARCRVNSTPAVESMFTDLQSVMGLHPPLPPPPPPYHPPTTQQIRSGWRPRVPTQQPSRSFSYPCNHSLLHTQAPSKMGSPIYPSTGVKAAPPDCTNPQGRIHNPNKKGNMEPVINEFMPDIAMGVSAMSLKERRLPEVTMEVEVHDPRPLVSTVPPISQCFSGRHVHSSSRKRHAAEPKPDAPQHTHFPDLYELYTHSRNDAAHRLHHALGAQANQRAPPKGETDLTCGLSPDTEPYDEWNPSRRVAGAGASAAGMGEEGGGIGGRERRSPNKHEYLYRKSAL; via the exons atggGGGTTAATGCCTCCAGCTACCCTCACTCGTGTTCCCCTCGAATCGGGGGACATTCACCCACCCAGCAGACCTTCATAG GCACATCCTATGCACCCCAGGGCTATGGAGTTGAGTCAAAGCTCTACAGCTTGGATCATTGCCCAGAGAAACCTCAGgacaagaaaaagaagagcTCAAGCTTGGCTACGCTGAAGAGGCGCTTCATTAAGCGGCGTAAGGCGAGTCGTTCAGCTGATCATGCACGTCACATGAGGGATCTGCTCTCAGGCTGGGACGTCCGTGACGTCGCCGCCCTGGTGGAGGAATATGAGGGCACGGCCACACTCAAGGAGCTCAGTATGCAAGCGTGTCTGGCTCGCCCCGAGGCTCGCACCCTGCCCCAGGACCTGGCCTCTCTTTACCAGCACAAATACTGCACAGACGTTGAACTCGTATTTCAGGACACGCGCTTCGCAGCTCACCGAGCTGTCCTGGCTGCACGCTGCCCCTTCTTCAGGACGCTGTTGTCCTCATCACCTGGGTACAGCACACAGCTGCTCCTGGATGTGGGCACGGCAGGGATGGATGCCTCCATGTTCTCCGCACTGCTGCGTTACCTGTACACCGGGGAGCTGGGAGCCGAAGACACCCGCCTGCACAATGTGGACGTCCTGTTGCGGCTCAGCGAGGAGTTCGGGACGCCCAGCTCGCTGGAGACGGACATGCGTGAACTACGCCAGAGAATGTGCTACTACGACTCGGTGCTCTGCTTCTCCTCCGACTCCGAGCCAGACAAACCTTACGTAGCAGACATGAgtggagaggaggaggaacTGAAGGCCCACAAGGCCGTGCTAGCGGCTCGCTCGCCGTTCTTCCGGAACCTGCTGCAGCGGCGCGTGCGTACGGCCGAAGAGGAGACCACGCCCGCACGCATCGTCCTGAACGAGTCCATCATCCCGCGCAAGTATGCCGGCGTGGTGCTGCACTGCATGTACACAGACGTGGTGGAGCTGGAGCGCGTGGTGCGGAGCAGCCCCTCAGCCGGCAGTCTAGGTGAAGCTCAGGCTTTAGCCGCGGGGAAGGGAAGTATGAGCAGAGCTGAGGAAGCCATGGAGCTGTACCACATCGCACTGTTCCTGGAGTTCAGCATGCTCGCACAgg gctgtGAGGACATCGTGGTGGAGAGCATCTCTCTGGACTCTGTGGTTCCCATCCTGAAGTGGAGCTCACAGCCGTACGGCTCCAAGTGGGTCCATCGTCAGGCCTTGCACTTCCTGTGTGAGGAGTTCAGTCACGTGATGACATCAGACGTCCTGTACGAACTGAACAAGGAGTACCTGCTTGGGGTCATCCAGTCTGACTACCTGCAG GCCAGTGAGCAGGACGTCTTAAAGTATGTGGTGAAGTGGGGAGAACACCAGCTCATACGGAGGATGGCTGATCGAG agcCCAACCTGCTCAGCGGCACGGCCCACAGTGTGAATAAGCGCGGAGTGAAGAGGCGGGATCTGGACGTGGAGGAGCTGAAGGAGATTCTGTCCCCTCTGCTGCCTTGTGTGCGCACTGAACACATTCTGCCCACCAACAGCGAGGTCCTCTCCGACACG CTGAAGCGAGGACTGATCAGCACGCCTCCATCAGACATGATCCCCACAGTGGAGGGAGGAAAAGCTAACGCCTGGCTGAGGCAGAAGAGCGCCGGCATCTACGTCCGCCCTCGTCTCTTCACTCCGTATGTGGATGAGGCCAAG gccgTCCTGGACGAGATGATGGTGGAGCAGACAGATCTCGTCAGGTTGCGCATGGTCCGCATGTCCAACGTCCCGGACACACTTTACATGGTCAATAACGCCGTACCTCAGTGCTGTCACATGATCAACCACCAACAAATGGCTGGCAGCCAAACAGCCCCACCCTCAGTGGTGGCCAATGAGATACCAG ttcccAGGCTAGCAGTGGTGAAGGAGATGATCCGGCGTCTGCATGAGTTGCGTCACACAGAGCAGGTACAGCGAGCGTTCGCCCTAAACTGTGGTGAAGGAGCGACAGTCAGTTATGAGCTGCAGATCCGAGTGCTCAGAGAGTTCGGTCTGCCTGATGGAGCTGCAGAACTGCTTCAG AACCCACACAAGTTCTTCCCTGACGAGCGTTTTGGAGACGAGAGCCCGGTGCTGGCCCTGCGTCCGTCCGCTCGCTGTCGTGTTAACAGCACGCCGGCTGTGGAGAGCATGTTCACAGACTTACAGTCCGTGATGGGACTCCATCCACCGctgcctccaccaccaccaccttaCCACCCCCCCACCACACAGCAGATCCGGAGCGGCTGGAGGCCCCGTGTCCCCACTCAGCAGCCATCACGCTCTTTCTCCTACCCGTGTAATCactcactgctacacacacaggCCCCCTCCAAAATGGGCAGCCCCATTTACCCGTCCACTGGCGTCAAGGCCGCGCCCCCGGACTGTACCAACCCACAGGGCAGGATCCATAACCCAAACAAGAAAGGG AACATGGAGCCGGTCATCAACGAGTTCATGCCCGACATCGCCATGGGCGTTTCAGCCATGAGTCTGAAGGAACGCCGCCTTCCCGAGGTCACCATGGAGGTGGAAGTTCACGACCCTCGTCCTTTAGTCTCTACGGTTCCTCCCATCTCTCAGTGCTTCTCTGGACGCCACGTGCACTCGTCGTCACGCAAACGACACGCGGCCGAGCCCAAACCCGACGCGccgcagcacacacacttccccGACCTGTACGAACTCTACACGCACAGCCGTAATGACGCCGCGCACAGGCTCCACCATGCCCTGGGAGCTCAGGCCAACCAGAGAGCGCCACCTAAAGGAGAGACGGATCTGACGTGCGGCCTGAGCCCCGACACAGAACCCTACGACGAGTGGAACCCGAGCCGAAGAGTCGCAGGCGCCGGAGCCTCCGCAGCAGGGAtgggggaggagggaggagggatcGGGGGTCGAGAGCGCAGGTCACCTAACAAACACGAATACCTGTACAGGAAGTCTGCACTATGA